A single Triticum dicoccoides isolate Atlit2015 ecotype Zavitan chromosome 2A, WEW_v2.0, whole genome shotgun sequence DNA region contains:
- the LOC119359075 gene encoding hydroquinone glucosyltransferase-like, which yields MESFTNTAGSASAPASASAPPKAPPRPHVVLLASPGAGHLIPMAELARRLVELGFSATIVTFTNLSAPVDADRLTPCLPASVAVAALPAVQMDDLPANVHEGRVLAELARRSLPNIRALLRSVYSTTLLAAVVPDFLCPMALPIAAELGVPGYLFFPSNLAMVALTRHIVELHDGAAPGEYRDVAVPLELPGGVSLCGADMPDAFRASFTNPRYAKLVELVRSYRLADGIPVNTFYEMELGTAEAFKRLAVPEQAAGEVFFPPVFSVGPFVRRPDPEEAAAGASSPCLEWLDRQPVGSVVYVAFGSGGALSVEQTAELAAGLEASGQRFLWVVRMPSTDGGHCGAGGDDPLAWLPEGFLARTSGRGLAVAAWAPQVRVLCHPATAAFVSHCGWNSTLESVVCGVPMLAWPLYAEQGMNAVILEEKLGVALRVPAAREDDRCLVTRHEIATAVKELVEEGQKLRRRAESLQKAAAGAWSPEGPSRRALEEVAVKLKVALGIESGFSDMKKESHLNYSAN from the coding sequence ATGGAGTCGTTCACCAACACTGCTGGCTCCGCCTCCGCCCCCGCCTCAGCCTCGGCGCCACCCAAAGCGCCGCCGCGGCCGCACGTCGTGCTTCTGGCCAGCCCCGGCGCCGGCCACCTCATTCCAATGGCCGAGCTGGCGCGGCGGCTCGTGGAGCTCGGCTTCTCGGCCACGATCGTCACCTTCACCAACCTCTCCGCCCCAGTAGATGCAGACCGGCTCACCCCGTGCCTCCCggcctccgtcgccgtcgccgcgctccccgccgtccagaTGGACGACCTCCCCGCCAACGTCCACGAGGGCAGAGTGCTCGCGGAGCTCGCCCGCCGCTCCCTCCCCAACATCCGCGCCCTCCTTCGCTCCGTCTACTCCACCACCCTGCTCGCCGCAGTCGTGCCGGACTTCCTCTGCCCCATGGCGCTGCCCATCGCCGCCGAGCTCGGCGTCCCCGGCTACCTCTTCTTCCCCAGCAACCTGGCCATGGTCGCCCTCACGCGCCACATCGTCGAGCTCCACGACGGCGCCGCTCCGGGCGAGTACCGCGACGTTGCGGTGCCTCTCGAGCTTCCCGGCGGCGTGTCGCTGTGCGGCGCCGACATGCCGGACGCGTTCCGCGCCAGTTTCACGAACCCGCGTTACGCGAAACTTGTCGAGCTGGTCCGGAGCTATCGCCTCGCCGATGGCATACCGGTGAACACGTTCTACGAGATGGAACTTGGCACCGCGGAAGCCTTCAAGCGGCTGGCGGTACCAGAGCAAGCTGCGGGCGAGGTCTTCTTCCCGCCGGTGTTCTCGGTGGGGCCATTTGTCCGGCGGCCAGACCCCGAGGAAGCCGCCGCGGGCGCGTCGTCGCCATGCTTGGAGTGGCTTGATCGTCAGCCGGTCGGCTCCGTGGTGTACGTCGCCTTCGGGAGCGGCGGAGCACTTTCTGTGGAGCAGACGGCCGAGCTCGCGGCCGGGCTGGAGGCGAGCGGCCAAAGGTTTCTTTGGGTCGTGCGGATGCCAAGCACCGACGGCGGCCATTGCGGCGCCGGTGGCGACGATCCGTTGGCGTGGCTCCCAGAGGGCTTCTTGGCGAGGACAAGTGGCAGGGGCCTAGCCGTGGCGGCGTGGGCGCCTCAGGTGCGCGTGCTGTGCCACCCCGCGACCGCCGCCTTCGTGTCGCACTGCGGGTGGAACTCGACGCTGGAGAGCGTGGTGTGCGGTGTGCCGATGCTCGCGTGGCCGCTGTACGCGGAGCAGGGGATGAACGCCGTTATCCTGGAAGAGAAGCTCGGGGTGGCGCTGCGGGTGCCGGCGGCACGAGAGGACGATCGATGCTTGGTGACGCGCCACGAGATTGCCACCGCCGTGAAGGAACTCGTGGAGGAGGGCCAAAAGTTGCGGCGCCGGGCCGAGAGCCTGCAGAAAGCGGCAGCAGGTGCGTGGTCACCAGAGGGGCCGTCGCGCCGGGCGCTCGAGGAGGTCGCCGTCAAGTTGAAGGTGGCGCTTGGCATAGAGAGTGGATTCTCTGACATGAAGAAAGAAAGTCATCTAAACTACAGTGCAAACTAG
- the LOC119353558 gene encoding BSD domain-containing protein 1-like translates to MDFLFNSLAAPDPASPPSEPEEAAAGSSSPAGSGDGGGWGGFGGLLKTLTSQSETVLDAYRRDLAEFSTGLRRETDALREAAAQAARDLPSSALALDGLADIVAQGKGAIAQVAATAAASAASLPAPSDADSEPSPASGHLRYYSRFEALLRALQSDPATFTADPEDAEDFAAWGAGFSLQERQDEIEALCYESDAVEGMVDRLVPDAVEGEVFWARYFYRVHKLKQQEDARAKLVKRVIAQEEEEDLSWEVDDEVEEEEPAKEEAIKQAPIKEEPKPEVQERENEKLEAEGRVNAVEEAGALDKEQKNADLPQPEVFGSSMVVVDKEEEKEDASKLNVEESSDKKTAAEEPHSTAGDAAAKEGTKHETSDSSKDSDYSMVSRQRTATEEDLEWDEIEDLGEHEEKKGSAHGSSSAPKEELHKRLSVAEDDEDLSWDIEDDDDDKA, encoded by the coding sequence ATGGATTTCCTCTTCAACTCGCTCGCGgcgcccgaccccgcctcgccgccgtcggaGCCGGAGGAGGCCGCCGCGGGGTCCTCCTCGCCCGCCGGCTCCGGCGACGGGGGCGGGTGGGGCGGCTTCGGCGGGCTGCTCAAGACCCTCACCTCCCAGTCCGAGACCGTGCTCGACGCCTACCGCCGCGACCTCGCCGAGTTCAGCACCGGCCTGCGCCGCGAGACCGACGCGCTCCGCGAGGCCGCCGCCCAGGCGGCCCGGgacctcccctcctcggccctcgcGCTCGACGGCCTCGCCGACATCGTCGCCCAGGGCAAGGGCGCCATCGCCCaggtcgccgccaccgccgccgcctccgcagCCTCCCTGCCCGCGCCCTCCGACGCCGACTCCGAGCCCAGCCCCGCCTCGGGCCACCTCAGGTACTACAGCCGCTTCGAGGCGCTGCTCCGCGCGCTCCAGTCGGATCCGGCCACCTTCACCGCCGATCCCGAGGACGCCGAGGACTTCGCGGCCTGGGGCGCGGGGTTTAGCCTCCAGGAGAGGCAGGATGAGATCGAGGCGCTCTGCTAcgagagcgacgccgtggaggggaTGGTGGACAGGCTCGTCCCCGACGCCGTGGAGGGCGAGGTGTTCTGGGCCAGGTACTTTTACCGCGTCCACAAGCTCAAGCAGCAGGAGGACGCCAGGGCCAAGCTCGTCAAGCGGGTCATCGcgcaggaggaagaggaggatctGAGCTGGGAGGTGGATgacgaggtcgaggaggaggagccagCAAAAGAGGAGGCGATCAAGCAAGCGCCGATCAAAGAAGAACCGAAACCTGAAGTACAGGAAAGAGAAAATGAGAAACTGGAGGCAGAAGGCAGAGTCAATGCAGTTGAAGAGGCTGGTGCTCTGGATAAGGAACAGAAGAATGCCGATTTACCGCAGCCGGAAGTTTTCGGTAGCTCTATGGTTGTAGTggacaaggaggaggagaaggaagatgcATCCAAATTGAATGTCGAAGAATCAAGTGACAAGAAAACTGCTGCTGAGGAACCACATTCTACTGCTGGCGATGCTGCAGCGAAAGAAGGGACAAAGCATGAGACAAGTGACTCAAGCAAGGATAGTGACTACTCCATGGTTTCTAGACAGCGAACAGCGACCGAGGAGGATCTCGAATGGGACGAGATTGAGGATCTCGGGGAGCATGAAGAGAAGAAGGGGAGCGCTCATGGCTCAAGCTCTGCTCCAAAGGAGGAGCTACATAAGAGGCTCAGTGTTGCGGAAGACGACGAGGATTTGAGTTGGGAcattgaggatgatgatgatgataaggccTGA